From the Candidatus Binatia bacterium genome, one window contains:
- a CDS encoding magnesium chelatase, protein MENIRTLGELRASGYEVVSVREEMRRNLVAILERGEPLLPGIIGFKDTVIPEIENAILAGHHMVFLGERGQAKSRIIRSLVRLLDPLVPAVAGCPIHDNPYAPICKRCREAYAELGDALPIVWIAREQRYGEKLATPDVSIADLIGEIDPVKVAEGRYLADEDTIHFGIIPRTNRGIFAINELPDLTEKVQVGLFNLMEEKDVQIKGYKIRLPLDIVIVASANPEDYTNRGRIITPLKDRFDVQIRTHYPRRLEDEIAIMEQEATLPRSVSRPLLVPQFMKEIVAQFTFEARASNEINQASGVSVRTTINNYESLLSNAEKRAIRNQEPEIVPRISDLHAMLASTAGKLEIEYLGEEKTPVDLFDRLLDRAVLKVFDRWCKLEDLRPILTYFEGGGGVEVSDMMPSEEYLEGVHAIPGLERAVRSFGSIESPAFIASVTEFLFEGLHQHQKLNKERQGGRLTYRQ, encoded by the coding sequence ATGGAGAACATTCGAACCTTAGGGGAACTGCGCGCGAGTGGCTACGAGGTCGTATCGGTGCGCGAGGAGATGCGCCGCAACCTGGTGGCGATTTTGGAACGTGGCGAGCCGCTATTGCCGGGAATAATCGGTTTCAAAGACACAGTGATCCCGGAGATCGAAAACGCGATTCTCGCTGGGCACCACATGGTGTTTCTTGGCGAGCGTGGCCAGGCAAAATCGCGCATTATTCGCTCGCTGGTGCGCCTTCTCGATCCACTCGTGCCAGCAGTGGCCGGGTGCCCCATCCACGACAACCCTTACGCTCCGATTTGTAAGCGTTGCCGCGAGGCGTACGCCGAGTTGGGCGATGCCCTGCCGATTGTGTGGATTGCGCGAGAACAGCGTTACGGCGAGAAGCTGGCAACGCCCGATGTTTCCATTGCGGACCTCATTGGAGAAATCGATCCGGTCAAGGTGGCGGAGGGACGTTATCTCGCGGATGAGGACACTATCCACTTCGGCATCATTCCGCGCACCAACCGGGGAATCTTTGCGATTAACGAGCTTCCCGACCTGACCGAGAAGGTCCAGGTGGGGTTGTTCAATTTGATGGAGGAAAAAGACGTACAGATCAAAGGCTACAAAATCCGCCTCCCGCTCGACATCGTCATTGTCGCCAGCGCGAACCCGGAGGACTACACCAATCGCGGCCGGATCATCACGCCGTTGAAAGATCGCTTTGACGTGCAAATTCGCACCCACTATCCGCGGCGGCTGGAGGACGAAATTGCCATTATGGAGCAAGAAGCCACGCTGCCCCGCTCGGTAAGTCGGCCACTCCTGGTGCCACAGTTCATGAAAGAAATCGTAGCGCAGTTCACGTTCGAGGCGCGTGCCAGCAACGAAATCAACCAAGCTTCCGGGGTGAGCGTGCGCACCACCATCAACAACTACGAGAGTTTGCTGAGCAACGCGGAAAAGCGTGCGATTCGCAATCAAGAACCGGAAATCGTTCCTCGCATTAGCGACCTGCACGCCATGCTCGCATCGACGGCGGGCAAGCTCGAAATCGAGTATTTGGGCGAGGAAAAGACGCCGGTCGATCTCTTCGATCGGTTACTCGATCGGGCGGTACTCAAGGTGTTCGACCGTTGGTGCAAGCTGGAAGATTTGCGCCCTATTTTGACCTACTTCGAAGGTGGTGGCGGTGTGGAGGTGTCGGATATGATGCCCTCGGAGGAGTATCTCGAGGGCGTGCACGCCATCCCTGGGCTCGAGCGTGCGGTACGCAGTTTCGGCAGCATCGAGAGCCCAGCGTTCATTGCCTCGGTCACTGAGTTCCTTTTCGAAGGCCTCCACCAGCACCAAAAGCTGAATAAGGAGCGGCAAGGCGGCCGGCTGACCTACCGACAGTAG
- a CDS encoding VWA domain-containing protein, whose product MLVTRYTAWDGRQRKPLEPDRVFQELRRYLEHTDNLVQALDWLLRHGIEWEDVRVMGVDELLEEARRKIQEQFERYNLDRALDRLRERLEEILELERDTLRDRLSGNPALQQKLDFLDQLPPSPGRRMRALRDYEFADPDAAREFAHAADEFEDAEELDAFIAQYGRLFRGQESLDYEDAVEVMHLLERLKRLERALAEQDLDDIDLDDLEELLGVEAVVSVEQLRAITTMLEDAGYLVRSGDRLRLSPKGVRRLGQLALQDIYRGLLRDRFGGHATDHRGLTQVRFEGSKPLRFGEPIHLDLVQTLKNALWRGSGTPIELEPSDFVVYETDHSTTTSTVLLLDMSWSMSWEGRFPAAKRVALALETLIRSRFPRDYFGLVGFYTRARELRVQDLPEVTWNMGDPFTNLQEGLRLASELLDRHPASNRHIIVITDGQPTAYFSRGRLYCEWPLSFGGISMRAAQETLREVERITRKGIVINTFMLDDSPALRAFVEKMTRINKGRALYTDPQDLGRYLLVDYLGRKRTVRARR is encoded by the coding sequence ATGTTGGTCACTCGGTACACCGCTTGGGATGGTCGCCAGCGCAAGCCACTGGAGCCGGACCGAGTGTTTCAAGAGTTGCGCCGGTATCTCGAACACACAGACAACTTAGTTCAAGCACTCGACTGGCTTTTGCGTCACGGCATCGAATGGGAAGACGTGCGCGTGATGGGGGTGGACGAGCTTCTCGAGGAGGCCCGTCGCAAGATCCAAGAGCAGTTCGAGCGCTACAACCTCGATCGCGCCCTCGATCGCTTGCGCGAGCGCCTGGAGGAAATCCTCGAACTCGAGCGCGACACCCTGCGCGATCGGCTTTCCGGAAACCCCGCCTTACAACAGAAGTTGGACTTTCTCGACCAGCTCCCGCCCAGCCCAGGGCGCCGCATGCGCGCGTTGCGAGACTATGAGTTTGCCGATCCTGACGCGGCTCGCGAGTTTGCGCACGCGGCCGATGAATTCGAAGATGCCGAGGAACTCGACGCCTTTATCGCTCAGTACGGGCGGCTGTTTCGCGGGCAGGAATCGCTGGATTACGAAGATGCCGTCGAGGTGATGCATTTGCTCGAGCGGCTCAAGCGGTTGGAACGAGCGCTCGCCGAACAAGACCTCGACGACATCGATCTCGACGACCTCGAGGAACTGTTGGGCGTCGAGGCCGTGGTTTCCGTCGAGCAACTGCGTGCAATCACGACGATGCTGGAAGATGCAGGTTATCTCGTGCGGAGCGGTGATCGCCTACGGCTTTCGCCCAAAGGGGTGCGTCGTCTGGGCCAACTTGCCTTGCAAGACATTTATCGCGGGTTGCTGCGCGACCGGTTTGGCGGACACGCCACGGACCATCGTGGCCTGACGCAAGTGCGCTTTGAAGGAAGTAAACCGCTGCGCTTTGGCGAGCCCATCCATCTGGACCTGGTGCAAACCCTGAAAAATGCGCTGTGGCGAGGCAGCGGTACCCCCATCGAGTTGGAGCCTAGCGACTTTGTCGTATACGAGACCGATCACTCCACCACGACCTCGACGGTCTTGCTCCTGGACATGAGTTGGTCGATGAGTTGGGAGGGGCGCTTCCCAGCAGCAAAGCGGGTTGCGCTCGCATTGGAAACGCTCATTCGGAGCCGTTTTCCCCGCGACTACTTTGGTCTGGTGGGCTTTTACACCCGGGCGCGCGAACTGCGGGTGCAAGACTTGCCAGAGGTGACCTGGAACATGGGTGATCCGTTTACGAACTTGCAAGAGGGACTGCGCTTGGCCAGCGAGCTGCTCGATCGCCACCCGGCCAGCAACCGGCACATCATCGTGATTACCGATGGTCAACCCACAGCGTACTTCTCTCGCGGCCGCTTGTACTGTGAGTGGCCCCTCTCGTTTGGCGGCATCAGTATGCGCGCAGCGCAAGAGACCTTGCGCGAGGTCGAGCGCATCACCCGTAAAGGCATCGTGATCAATACCTTCATGCTCGACGATAGCCCTGCCTTGCGTGCGTTCGTGGAAAAGATGACGCGCATCAACAAAGGCCGCGCCTTGTACACCGACCCGCAAGATCTCGGCCGCTACTTGCTGGTCGACTATTTGGGCCGAAAGCGCACGGTGCGCGCTCGCCGATGA
- a CDS encoding tetratricopeptide repeat protein: MEARFCAFCGAARHPGGRYCTHCGRPFHESKRLRFKIPARWAPLFVLGSVLAISSVGIVHGLLFPAPKGGIKRGEASAKADLPADHPPIELPQQVKDAIRELVERAKAAPDDLELWRQAAQAQYRAAMFDPTYLPEARNAYEHIAERVPGDLEALRALGNIAYEQRQPSVAVNYYEQYLAKKPDDLEVRTDLGTMLLALGQSEKALETYRAVLRENPNFFQAHFNLGVAYHGLGKEEEAKAAFARARETAPDEGIRAQVDQLIARLSGEEAPGTSATQGPAGAEGETTFRTAAENLFRQNPVMGPKVDRIEWVSDGAAKVYVRDFPMEQMGSEMRNLFRERMLSRIREQKGRFQIARAVRFDVVDSDSGRVMETLAE; encoded by the coding sequence ATGGAAGCTCGCTTCTGCGCATTTTGCGGGGCCGCTCGGCATCCTGGCGGCCGTTATTGTACCCACTGCGGGCGGCCGTTCCACGAGTCAAAACGGCTCCGCTTCAAGATCCCGGCACGCTGGGCACCGCTGTTCGTACTCGGTTCGGTACTGGCCATTTCTTCCGTGGGCATTGTGCACGGGCTCCTGTTTCCCGCCCCAAAAGGAGGGATCAAACGCGGGGAGGCGAGCGCTAAGGCGGATCTTCCCGCCGACCATCCGCCGATCGAGCTTCCACAGCAAGTCAAAGACGCAATCCGCGAATTGGTAGAACGCGCCAAGGCTGCACCGGACGACCTGGAATTGTGGCGACAAGCGGCACAAGCGCAGTATCGAGCCGCCATGTTCGACCCCACCTACTTGCCGGAAGCCCGCAACGCGTATGAACACATCGCCGAGCGAGTCCCCGGCGATCTCGAGGCTCTCCGCGCCCTCGGCAATATTGCGTACGAGCAACGCCAACCCAGCGTGGCGGTGAATTACTACGAACAATACCTCGCCAAAAAACCCGACGATCTCGAAGTTCGTACCGATCTGGGCACGATGTTGCTCGCCCTCGGCCAATCGGAGAAGGCGCTGGAAACGTACCGCGCCGTGCTCCGCGAGAACCCGAACTTCTTTCAGGCGCACTTTAATCTTGGAGTCGCATACCACGGCCTCGGCAAGGAAGAAGAGGCCAAAGCTGCTTTTGCGCGCGCCCGCGAGACCGCCCCGGACGAGGGCATTCGCGCGCAGGTCGATCAGCTCATCGCTCGGCTGAGTGGCGAAGAGGCACCCGGTACTTCCGCAACGCAAGGGCCCGCAGGCGCCGAGGGAGAGACCACGTTTCGCACCGCGGCAGAGAATCTCTTTCGGCAAAATCCCGTCATGGGCCCGAAAGTGGACCGTATTGAGTGGGTGAGTGACGGGGCGGCCAAAGTTTACGTGCGTGACTTCCCCATGGAGCAAATGGGTTCCGAAATGCGCAACCTCTTCCGCGAGCGCATGCTCAGCCGCATACGCGAGCAAAAGGGGCGGTTTCAAATCGCCCGAGCGGTGCGCTTTGATGTGGTGGACAGCGACAGCGGCCGGGTGATGGAAACACTTGCGGAGTAA
- the hemE gene encoding uroporphyrinogen decarboxylase yields MSNSTFLAACRRLPVAYTPIWLMRQAGRYMPEYRQIRGRYSFLELCRTPAAAAEVTVTAVHQLGVDAAILFADILLLLDPLGISLEYSRNDGPIIHRPVRSPEDVQRLPRIDAAAELPYVYEAVRLARASLRVPLIGFSGAPFTLASYLIEGGGSRHYAHTKTLMYRAPKAWQTLMELLVDNVASYLRRQIAAGADAVQVFDSWVGCLSPQDYRRFVLPHMQRLFAALPAEVPVIHFGTGTAGLLELLREAGGTVIGLDWRVDLADGWQRVGFDRAVQGNLDPVALLGPREALLSQARHILDRVGTRPGHIFNLGHGVLPPTPVDNVRALVDFVHEYSRATRSHA; encoded by the coding sequence GTGAGCAATTCGACATTCCTCGCCGCCTGCCGGCGTTTGCCCGTAGCCTACACCCCAATTTGGCTTATGCGGCAAGCCGGCCGTTACATGCCGGAGTACCGGCAGATACGTGGGCGCTACAGCTTTCTGGAACTCTGCCGAACTCCCGCTGCTGCGGCTGAAGTGACGGTTACCGCCGTCCACCAGCTCGGGGTGGATGCAGCCATCCTCTTTGCCGACATCCTGCTGCTGTTAGATCCGCTCGGAATCAGTTTGGAATACTCCCGCAACGATGGGCCGATCATCCACCGCCCGGTGCGCAGCCCAGAAGATGTCCAAAGGCTTCCCCGCATCGATGCGGCAGCGGAACTCCCTTACGTGTACGAAGCGGTGCGACTAGCGCGGGCCAGCCTTCGGGTACCGTTGATTGGCTTCTCCGGCGCACCGTTCACACTCGCATCGTATCTCATCGAGGGTGGTGGCTCGCGACACTACGCGCACACGAAAACTCTGATGTACCGGGCACCCAAGGCGTGGCAGACGTTAATGGAGTTGCTGGTGGACAATGTGGCTTCGTACTTGCGGCGGCAAATCGCTGCCGGAGCAGATGCTGTGCAGGTGTTCGACAGTTGGGTGGGCTGCCTGTCGCCGCAGGATTATCGCCGCTTCGTTCTACCGCACATGCAAAGACTATTTGCGGCACTGCCTGCGGAAGTTCCTGTCATTCATTTCGGCACGGGCACCGCGGGCCTCCTCGAGCTCCTCCGCGAGGCGGGGGGCACCGTGATCGGGCTCGACTGGCGCGTCGACCTTGCCGACGGGTGGCAGCGCGTGGGCTTCGATCGGGCGGTGCAGGGCAACCTCGACCCGGTCGCTTTGCTGGGGCCACGGGAGGCGTTGCTCAGCCAAGCCCGCCACATCCTCGATCGCGTGGGCACCCGGCCGGGACACATCTTCAACCTTGGTCACGGCGTCTTGCCGCCAACCCCAGTGGACAACGTGCGGGCGCTGGTGGACTTCGTGCACGAGTACAGCCGCGCAACACGCAGCCACGCCTAG
- the icd gene encoding NADP-dependent isocitrate dehydrogenase, which translates to MASWLVVPPGEKIRCVDGKLEVPDQPIIPFIEGDGTGPDIWRAAQRVFDAAVAKAYGGKRRIAWMEVLAGEKSFNRLGTWLPDETVGAFQEYIVGIKGPLTTPVGGGIRSLNVALRQLLDLYVCLRPVRYFPGVPSPVKQPELVDMVIFRENTEDIYAGIEWPAGSPEVRKVIAFLQNEMGVKKIRFPETSAIGVKPVSVQGTERLVRAAIEYALRYRRRSVTLVHKGNIMKFTEGGFRDWGYALAKREFRQQVVTERESWILGNKEENPALSVEENARLIEPGYDMMTAEQQAKIRAEVEAGLALWDTHGNGQWKKKLLIRDTIADITLQQVLTRPRDFDIIATLNLNGDYLSDALAAQVGGIGIAPGGNINYVTGHAIFEATHGTAPKYANLDKVNPGSVILSGEMMFRHLGWNEAADLIIRGMEGAIAAKTVTYDFHRLMEGAKLVKCSEFGQAVIDHM; encoded by the coding sequence ATGGCTAGCTGGCTCGTAGTTCCGCCCGGAGAAAAGATTCGCTGTGTCGACGGCAAGCTCGAAGTTCCTGATCAGCCCATTATCCCCTTCATCGAGGGCGACGGCACTGGCCCCGACATCTGGCGGGCGGCCCAACGGGTGTTCGATGCAGCCGTCGCAAAGGCTTACGGAGGCAAACGAAGAATTGCATGGATGGAGGTGCTGGCCGGGGAGAAATCTTTCAACCGGCTCGGCACGTGGCTGCCGGATGAAACTGTGGGGGCGTTTCAAGAGTACATCGTCGGCATCAAAGGGCCGCTCACCACGCCCGTGGGGGGTGGGATCCGCTCCCTGAACGTGGCGCTCCGCCAGTTGCTCGACTTGTACGTCTGCCTTCGACCTGTTCGTTACTTCCCCGGAGTGCCCAGCCCGGTGAAGCAACCCGAACTCGTGGACATGGTCATCTTCCGCGAAAACACCGAGGACATCTACGCGGGCATTGAGTGGCCGGCTGGCTCCCCCGAGGTGCGCAAGGTCATCGCCTTTCTGCAAAACGAAATGGGGGTCAAAAAGATCCGCTTCCCGGAAACGAGCGCTATCGGGGTGAAGCCCGTGTCCGTCCAAGGGACAGAGCGGCTCGTCCGTGCGGCCATCGAGTATGCACTCCGTTACCGGCGGCGTAGCGTCACCTTGGTGCACAAAGGCAACATTATGAAGTTCACCGAGGGCGGCTTCCGCGACTGGGGCTACGCGCTGGCAAAGCGGGAGTTCCGCCAACAGGTGGTCACTGAGCGCGAAAGCTGGATCCTAGGGAACAAAGAAGAGAACCCCGCCCTCTCGGTGGAGGAAAACGCGCGCTTGATTGAGCCCGGATATGACATGATGACGGCCGAACAACAAGCCAAGATTCGCGCCGAGGTGGAAGCCGGCTTGGCCCTATGGGATACGCACGGAAACGGCCAGTGGAAGAAGAAGCTCCTAATTCGCGACACGATTGCGGACATTACCCTGCAACAGGTGCTCACCCGGCCGCGCGACTTCGACATCATCGCCACCCTCAACCTCAACGGCGATTACCTGTCGGATGCTCTGGCCGCGCAGGTCGGAGGCATTGGCATCGCGCCCGGAGGCAACATCAACTATGTCACCGGTCACGCCATCTTCGAGGCTACCCACGGCACCGCTCCCAAGTACGCGAATCTCGATAAGGTCAACCCCGGTTCCGTGATTCTCTCCGGTGAAATGATGTTCCGCCATTTAGGGTGGAACGAAGCGGCCGACCTTATCATTCGAGGAATGGAGGGAGCGATTGCGGCTAAAACAGTGACGTACGACTTCCACCGCCTGATGGAGGGCGCCAAGCTGGTCAAGTGCTCTGAGTTTGGGCAAGCGGTCATCGACCACATGTAA
- a CDS encoding uroporphyrinogen-III synthase codes for MSVENLHDGNPSTGGLHELVVVAFESRRAAELAEMIRRHGGIPVSAPAMRELPRDNRDELIAYVEQLRQGHFDVVILLTGVGLRTLVRQVSDQLSAPEVAEALRRATLLARGPKPVAALRELGLLPDKVVPEPYTWREILALVDRELPVAGKTVAVHEYGLPNDELLRELGRRGAAVHSIAIYRWEYPQDLLPLRQGIRTILEGKAAVAVFTSANQVHNVWAFVEGEFEPELQRWQEQLRRMVVASVGPVCSQALRHHGVEPDLEAAPPKMGVLAHLLARRARACLAHKRAA; via the coding sequence ATGTCCGTTGAAAATTTGCACGACGGCAATCCAAGCACTGGCGGTTTGCACGAGCTCGTGGTGGTCGCATTCGAGAGCCGCCGTGCGGCAGAACTGGCTGAGATGATTCGCCGCCACGGCGGCATCCCCGTTTCGGCTCCGGCGATGCGCGAGCTCCCTCGGGACAATCGCGACGAATTGATTGCTTACGTGGAGCAGCTCCGGCAAGGCCATTTCGACGTTGTCATCTTACTCACGGGGGTGGGGTTGCGAACGCTGGTGCGACAAGTGAGCGACCAGCTTTCTGCGCCAGAGGTGGCTGAGGCCCTGCGCCGAGCCACGCTGCTCGCCCGCGGGCCGAAGCCCGTGGCTGCGCTGCGCGAGCTCGGCCTTCTACCGGACAAGGTCGTGCCGGAACCGTACACCTGGCGCGAAATCTTGGCGCTGGTTGACCGCGAGCTGCCCGTTGCCGGCAAAACGGTGGCCGTGCACGAATACGGGTTGCCGAACGACGAGCTGCTTCGGGAGCTGGGACGACGCGGCGCCGCAGTACACAGCATTGCCATTTACCGCTGGGAGTACCCGCAAGATCTATTGCCGCTCCGCCAAGGCATTCGCACGATCCTCGAGGGCAAGGCCGCGGTGGCGGTGTTCACCAGCGCGAACCAAGTGCACAACGTGTGGGCGTTCGTAGAAGGCGAGTTCGAACCCGAGCTCCAACGCTGGCAGGAGCAATTGCGGCGCATGGTGGTGGCATCTGTCGGTCCGGTTTGCTCGCAAGCTTTGCGGCATCATGGCGTCGAGCCTGATTTAGAGGCTGCACCGCCGAAAATGGGCGTGCTCGCGCATCTACTGGCGCGCCGGGCGCGGGCCTGCCTCGCCCACAAACGGGCGGCGTAA
- the hemH gene encoding ferrochelatase, translated as MYDAVLLIAFGGPRAPEEIDPFLARVVRGRNVPAHRLAEVRNNYLAVGGRSPLPEITERQAKRLQAELWFRGLELPVYIGMRNWHPFLSETLAAMYKRGHKRAVGIILSPQRSEAGWDRYVADVADARAELGETAPQVDIGPCWYDRPGFREAVACNVAQALGEFPEPQRPTVPVVFTAHSLPQRMAAGSPYVAQLEETAAAVCRRLAHDRWELAFQSRSGPPTEPWLEPDISECLLRLAREGTQAVVVAPLGFVCDHVEVLYDLDMVARKTAESSGLRFIRARTVGEHSAFIRMLADIVCEHVEAGST; from the coding sequence ATGTACGATGCAGTCCTGTTGATCGCGTTTGGCGGCCCTCGTGCCCCGGAAGAAATCGACCCGTTTCTTGCCCGCGTCGTCCGCGGCCGCAACGTGCCCGCGCATCGGCTCGCCGAGGTCCGCAACAACTACCTCGCGGTGGGCGGGCGCTCGCCGCTACCGGAAATCACCGAGCGCCAAGCCAAACGCTTGCAGGCCGAGTTGTGGTTCCGCGGCTTGGAGTTGCCGGTCTACATCGGCATGCGGAATTGGCATCCATTTCTGAGCGAAACTTTGGCTGCGATGTACAAGCGGGGGCACAAACGTGCCGTAGGCATCATCTTGTCGCCGCAAAGGTCCGAGGCAGGATGGGATCGTTACGTCGCCGACGTCGCCGATGCCCGTGCCGAACTTGGCGAGACGGCACCGCAAGTGGACATCGGCCCCTGCTGGTATGATCGCCCTGGCTTCCGGGAAGCAGTGGCGTGTAATGTCGCCCAAGCACTCGGAGAGTTTCCCGAACCGCAACGGCCGACGGTACCCGTGGTGTTTACCGCTCACAGCCTGCCGCAACGGATGGCAGCCGGTTCCCCTTACGTTGCCCAGCTCGAGGAGACCGCCGCAGCGGTTTGTCGACGGCTGGCGCACGACAGATGGGAGCTTGCTTTCCAAAGCCGCAGTGGGCCGCCGACGGAACCTTGGCTCGAGCCGGATATTTCTGAATGCCTGCTGCGTCTTGCCCGTGAGGGCACCCAGGCCGTTGTGGTTGCGCCCCTGGGCTTTGTATGCGACCATGTCGAGGTCCTGTATGACCTAGACATGGTGGCCCGGAAAACTGCCGAATCTAGCGGGCTGCGCTTTATCCGTGCGCGCACGGTAGGCGAGCATTCAGCATTCATCCGGATGCTCGCGGATATCGTCTGCGAGCACGTGGAGGCAGGATCGACATGA
- a CDS encoding GNAT family N-acetyltransferase, whose protein sequence is MNAREATLRTRRLLLQPMTASDATVVHCIWTTPGVRRFLFDGEVLTWAKTTAMLELSMDLFCREGTGLWLGRGNDGEAIAFCGYWYFHQPPQLELVYGVAEEYWGNGYATEAARALAEYGQRRLGLRTIRASTDAANAPSLWVMDKLGMRLARAGPKGKQIVCAVLAPSCDSFHAKGRRPDSVPLTQFRSATVALDAASGRRRTVCRWHGARVHAARTVAKR, encoded by the coding sequence GTGAACGCGCGAGAAGCCACATTGCGCACACGCCGCCTCCTGTTGCAGCCAATGACGGCTTCCGACGCGACTGTCGTTCATTGCATCTGGACGACGCCGGGTGTTCGGCGGTTCTTGTTCGATGGAGAAGTGCTGACCTGGGCGAAGACCACGGCCATGCTCGAGCTCAGCATGGACCTGTTTTGCCGCGAAGGGACGGGTTTGTGGCTCGGGCGCGGCAACGATGGCGAGGCGATTGCGTTTTGCGGCTACTGGTATTTCCACCAGCCCCCTCAATTGGAGCTGGTGTACGGGGTGGCCGAGGAGTACTGGGGTAATGGCTATGCCACCGAGGCAGCGCGGGCTTTGGCGGAATACGGCCAGCGGCGGCTCGGGTTACGCACCATCCGCGCAAGCACCGACGCCGCAAATGCGCCCTCGCTGTGGGTCATGGACAAGCTCGGGATGCGCTTGGCTAGGGCCGGCCCGAAGGGGAAACAAATCGTTTGCGCGGTACTCGCACCGTCTTGTGACTCTTTCCACGCGAAAGGGCGTCGTCCCGATTCCGTTCCGTTGACGCAATTTCGTTCAGCGACGGTGGCACTAGACGCGGCTTCAGGGAGGCGGCGCACGGTCTGCCGTTGGCACGGCGCACGGGTCCATGCGGCTCGAACGGTGGCAAAGCGCTGA
- the hemG gene encoding protoporphyrinogen oxidase produces MTPRIVVIGGGIAGLAAAHRLLVCAEKGGVRPGVTLLEATPRLGGAIRTEHVQGFLLEGGPDSFLTEKPWALELARALGLERHLVGTNDAFRRTYVARGGKLHPLPDGFLLLAPTKFWPFATSGLFSWWGKLRMAAEVLLPRGGSGADESLASFVERRFGREAVERIAQPLVGGIYLADARRLSLRATMPRFLAMEEQQRSVILAMRAQARAGRTTGSGARWSLFASFDQGLQLFVDTLAQRLSKAEVRCSTTVARIERQRELWRVLTRDGEVLEADAVILAVPAPRAAALLDTAAPALAQRLSRIETIPSLTVNLAYPAGALQTAVSGFGVVIPRTERLHTWACTLSHLKYPYRAPDGTILIRAFLGGSEERPLMDWEDEQLVRCVRQELEPLLGIDAPPLLARIHRYPETMPLYEVGHLEKVRAIEELIAREPTLALAGNSYRGVGLPDCIHSGHQAADRVWHALSARARRDDFVVAGR; encoded by the coding sequence ATGACACCCCGGATTGTCGTGATCGGGGGAGGCATTGCAGGGCTGGCCGCCGCGCACCGCCTGCTTGTTTGCGCAGAGAAGGGAGGCGTACGTCCGGGTGTGACCTTGTTAGAGGCTACGCCGCGGCTCGGCGGTGCGATTCGCACCGAACATGTGCAGGGGTTTCTCCTCGAAGGTGGGCCGGACTCTTTTCTGACCGAGAAGCCGTGGGCGTTGGAGCTCGCGCGCGCCCTGGGACTCGAGCGGCACCTCGTGGGAACCAACGACGCATTCCGCCGCACCTACGTGGCTCGGGGAGGCAAGCTTCACCCGCTGCCCGACGGATTTTTGCTTCTCGCCCCCACCAAGTTCTGGCCATTTGCGACCTCAGGGTTGTTCTCCTGGTGGGGCAAGTTGCGAATGGCGGCAGAGGTGTTGTTGCCACGCGGAGGATCTGGTGCGGACGAGAGCTTGGCTTCGTTTGTTGAGCGGCGTTTTGGGCGCGAAGCAGTGGAGCGGATTGCCCAACCGCTGGTTGGAGGCATTTACCTCGCCGATGCTCGCCGGCTCAGTTTGCGGGCAACCATGCCCCGGTTTCTCGCCATGGAGGAACAGCAGCGGAGTGTCATTCTCGCCATGCGCGCCCAAGCACGCGCGGGGCGCACCACGGGTTCCGGTGCTCGATGGAGTTTGTTTGCCTCCTTTGATCAAGGGCTGCAGCTTTTCGTCGACACCCTGGCGCAGCGCCTGAGCAAGGCGGAGGTGCGGTGCTCCACCACAGTGGCGCGCATTGAGCGCCAACGAGAGCTGTGGCGTGTCCTTACTCGCGACGGTGAAGTGCTCGAGGCGGACGCCGTCATTCTCGCCGTGCCTGCGCCCCGGGCGGCGGCCCTTCTCGACACAGCCGCTCCCGCCTTGGCGCAGCGGCTCTCCCGCATCGAAACCATTCCCTCCCTCACCGTGAACCTGGCCTACCCTGCGGGAGCGTTGCAAACGGCTGTCAGCGGTTTTGGCGTCGTGATTCCGCGCACCGAAAGGTTGCACACCTGGGCGTGCACGTTGAGTCACCTCAAGTACCCGTATCGTGCGCCGGACGGCACGATCCTCATCCGCGCATTCTTGGGTGGTAGCGAGGAGCGCCCGCTCATGGATTGGGAAGATGAGCAGCTCGTGCGTTGCGTGCGGCAAGAACTTGAACCGCTGTTGGGCATCGACGCGCCGCCGCTGCTGGCGAGAATCCACCGGTACCCGGAAACGATGCCGTTGTACGAGGTGGGCCATCTGGAAAAGGTTCGAGCGATCGAGGAGTTGATTGCCCGCGAGCCCACGCTCGCACTGGCGGGCAACTCGTACCGCGGCGTTGGCCTCCCGGATTGCATCCACTCCGGCCATCAAGCCGCTGATCGAGTATGGCACGCGCTCAGTGCTCGTGCCCGGAGGGACGACTTCGTGGTGGCTGGGCGCTGA